The following is a genomic window from bacterium.
ACGGAACCGAAAAAGAAGTTATTATTAAGTACTAATAAAATTTTTAAAAAAACCAACCCGGGACACGAAAGTGTTCCGGGTTTTTTATTTTGTATGTGAAACTCAAAATAGTTAGATTAATTCCGAGCAAATAAACTGTTGAAAGACTTAATTAGGATAAACAACTATGAAAGCGGTTTCCGGTTTTGATCCAGATGTCTACGCTGCGATAATGAATGAAAAAACACGCCAGAATACAACGCTGGAAATGATTGCATCGGAGAATTTCGTAAGCTCAGCTATACTAGATGCTGTTGGATGTGTCATGACTAATAAATATGCTGAAGGATACCCTGGGAACCGTTATTACGGAGGATGCGAATTTGTTGATGTTGTTGAGAATATTGCGCGAGACCGTGCAAAAGAATTATTTAAATGCGAATACGCTAATGTACAACCGCATTCAGGAAGCCAGGCCAATATGGCGGTATACTTTAGTTTGCTTCAGCCGGGCGACACGATCATGGGAATGAATCTCGCTCATGGAGGACATTTGACTCATGGAAGTCCTGTAAACTTCTCTGGAAAAATGTATAAGGTCGTCGCCTATGGTGTCAAAAAAGAAACCGGAAGGATTGATCACGATGAATTATTTAAGATTGCACGTGAGCACAAACCTAAATTGATTATCGCCGGTGCAAGCGCTTATCCACGATTTTTTGAGTATGAGAAATTCCGCGAAATTTCCAATGAAATTGGCGCGTATTTGATGTCGGACATGGCACATCCTGCTGGCCTTATTGCAGCGGGAATTCATCCAAGTCCGTTACCGCATTGTGATATTGTGACGACAACAACGCATAAGACGTTACGGGGACCGCGTTCCGGGTTAATTCTGATGGGAAAAGATTTTGAAAACCGACTTGGAATTACCGCACCGAAAACCGGTCGAGTGAAAATGATGTCGGAAGTGATTGATAGTATGGTCATGCCTGGAATTCAAGGTGGGCCTTTGATGCACGTTGTTGCCGCCAAAGCTGTTGCGTTCAAAGAGGCACTCCAACCTTCATTTAAAGAATATGCGAAACAGGTCGTCAAGAACGCTCAAACTCTTGCGGCAGAATTGATCGGTTTGGGTTATGATCTTGTTTCAGGTGGAACCGACAATCATTTAATGCTTGTGGATTTGTCGAATAAAAACATTACCGGTAAAAAAGCAGAAGCTGTGCTGGAACATGCCGGCATCACTGTCAATAAAAATATGGTGCCTTTTGATAAACAAAGTCCGTTCGTGGCGAGCGGTATTCGTATCGGCACGGCCGCTTTGACGACACGCGGTATGAAAGAATCTGAAATGAAAATGATCGGAGGATTTATCGACCGTGCATTAGAAAATCCTGACGACGATTCAACGCTCAATAAGATCAAGGATGAAATCAAAGAAATGTCGAAGAAGTTTCCATTGTATTCCGAATAATCATTTTTAAATAATTTAAATAAAGGCTGCTTGTTTTAAAAGCAGCCTTTTTTTGTTTTCCTCTTCGATTGTTAAATAAATTTAACGTAGCCCTAACACTTCTTAATCAATCATTAATACTTGGCTAATCCTTCCTTAACATCCTTCGCCTACATTTGGGCGTTTTATTGCGAGTGGAACCTAACTCGTGGAAATCATTAACCTAACTGAGGATGACATGAAATTTAAGTCACTATTAAAATTTGTTTTAGTAACGATAATGATGTCAGCGGCGGCGTTTGCGCAGCATGGCAAAATTATCGGAACTGTCTTAGATGCAGAGACCGGCGATCCAATGATCGGTTGTAATGTCGTAGTTGTCGGGACCACAATGGGGGCAAGTACTGATTTAAACGGCAGCTTCGTTATTCAAAAAGTTCCTCCCGGCGAATACAGTTTAATGGCTACATATATTTCTTACAACAAAAAAACTGTTTCAGGAATCAAAGTTGTTGATAATGGAGTCGCCACGGTCAATATAGCTCTACAGCCTGAGGGAATTCAAGGTGAAGAAGTTGTCATCGAAGCCAAAGCGGATCTATCCAATTCGAGTGCATTATTAGTTCAACAAAAAAAATCCGTCGTCGTCAGCGATGCGATCGGAAGCGAACAAATCAGCAAAACACCGGATAAAAGCGCCGGTGATGCATTAAAACGTGTGACGGGATTGACCGTCGTCGGTAACAAATTTGTGTATGTTCGGGGCCTCGGCGAGCGATACAGCAATGCGCAGCTAAACGGAATTGAAATTCCTAGCACAGAACCAGAGAAAAAAATCATTCCAATGGACATTTTTCCTTCCGGTTCTATCCAAAACGTAACCGTAGTTAAAACTTATAATCCTGATATTGCGGCTGATTTTTCCGGAGGGCTTGTTAAAATCAACACGAAAGAATTTCCTGATAAATTTTATATGGCTGCAAGCGTTTCAAGTGGTATCAATCGCGCTTCCTTTTCAAAAATTTTGCGCTATCAGGGAAGTGGGACAGACTTTTTAGGTTTTGACGACGGACAGAGGAAACGGCCGAACGTACCTGGCTTTAATGGTACTACACCTAACGACCTCAAAGCCCAATACAACAGTAAATTTCAAAACATCTGGATGCCGATCGGGCATCGTGTAGCCAATAATACCGGATTTAGTTTGTCGCTGGGCAATAGCCTCGGAACAGCATCCAACTTCGGATATCTGGCGTCATTAACATATAGTGCCGATTTTAATCAACGGACAGAAAAAGAATTTTTCCCACAGGCTGATGAAACGGCGGCCTATGACTATAAAACTGAGAAAGGCAGTTATTCGGTTTTATGGGGCGCTCTCTTAGATGTGAATGCCAAGATCAATGCGAACAATAAAATCGGAATCAAAAGCGTCTATAACGTTCAGTCGGACGATGAAGCCAGTGTGACCAAAGGGTATTTAAATGCAAGTTCAGGTGGCGATGTGCGATATACACGCCTACGGTATCAGCAACGCGCTTTGCTTTCCTCACAACTGTTAGGTGAGCATCAACTGAACAATATTTTGAACAGTAAAATCGATTGGCATTTTGCGTATTCGCAGGCAGATCGTAACGAGCCGGATACTCGTCAGACCGGTTATGTTCTGAATGAAACCTCGAATCAATACGAAGCCATAGGACAATCTAAAAACACACGCTTTTTTTCGGACATGGTTGACAAAGAAATCAATACCGGTTTTGACTGGAGTTTTCCTGTAGCGCAGTTTAAAGGCACCAAATTAAAAGTCGGTTCACTGTATCGGAAAAAAGATCGTGATTTTAACGCGCATCGTTACGCGTATTCCAATATTCAAGACGTCGTTCGTACGCAAGAACCGGAAGAACTTTTTTCTTCAGATAACATTGCCAACGGATTGGTCAATTTCGAAGATAATACTCAAGCCAATG
Proteins encoded in this region:
- a CDS encoding serine hydroxymethyltransferase, whose amino-acid sequence is MKAVSGFDPDVYAAIMNEKTRQNTTLEMIASENFVSSAILDAVGCVMTNKYAEGYPGNRYYGGCEFVDVVENIARDRAKELFKCEYANVQPHSGSQANMAVYFSLLQPGDTIMGMNLAHGGHLTHGSPVNFSGKMYKVVAYGVKKETGRIDHDELFKIAREHKPKLIIAGASAYPRFFEYEKFREISNEIGAYLMSDMAHPAGLIAAGIHPSPLPHCDIVTTTTHKTLRGPRSGLILMGKDFENRLGITAPKTGRVKMMSEVIDSMVMPGIQGGPLMHVVAAKAVAFKEALQPSFKEYAKQVVKNAQTLAAELIGLGYDLVSGGTDNHLMLVDLSNKNITGKKAEAVLEHAGITVNKNMVPFDKQSPFVASGIRIGTAALTTRGMKESEMKMIGGFIDRALENPDDDSTLNKIKDEIKEMSKKFPLYSE
- a CDS encoding TonB-dependent receptor; the encoded protein is MKFKSLLKFVLVTIMMSAAAFAQHGKIIGTVLDAETGDPMIGCNVVVVGTTMGASTDLNGSFVIQKVPPGEYSLMATYISYNKKTVSGIKVVDNGVATVNIALQPEGIQGEEVVIEAKADLSNSSALLVQQKKSVVVSDAIGSEQISKTPDKSAGDALKRVTGLTVVGNKFVYVRGLGERYSNAQLNGIEIPSTEPEKKIIPMDIFPSGSIQNVTVVKTYNPDIAADFSGGLVKINTKEFPDKFYMAASVSSGINRASFSKILRYQGSGTDFLGFDDGQRKRPNVPGFNGTTPNDLKAQYNSKFQNIWMPIGHRVANNTGFSLSLGNSLGTASNFGYLASLTYSADFNQRTEKEFFPQADETAAYDYKTEKGSYSVLWGALLDVNAKINANNKIGIKSVYNVQSDDEASVTKGYLNASSGGDVRYTRLRYQQRALLSSQLLGEHQLNNILNSKIDWHFAYSQADRNEPDTRQTGYVLNETSNQYEAIGQSKNTRFFSDMVDKEINTGFDWSFPVAQFKGTKLKVGSLYRKKDRDFNAHRYAYSNIQDVVRTQEPEELFSSDNIANGLVNFEDNTQANDQYTAKENLIAGYLMADFPITSQLRFVGGFRYENVETELKSFDPLSGSANNSLSPKFNDNDLFPAINLIYGLNDRMNIRLGFSQTKARPQFRELAPFRYDDYRRSTYGNPFLKASDITNYDARWEFFPNPGELLAASFFYKQFSNPIEKFLLPNPGNPTGDPVPVNGGSANNLGLELELRASLAHVNQALNNFSATANVSFIYSRLKQKDDIKVYTLGSEGPTLFSADFVANQSRPMQGQSPYIFNFGLNYTNNETRTDVNLSYNVFGKRIAEIGTKLTTVNGEKIYDDVYEQSYNQLDLTVSQKLTKQFKLKTNWKNILNDEVVFKMGKYVTNQYKPGMSFSTSISYDF